Below is a genomic region from Paraburkholderia sp. BL23I1N1.
ACATCCTCTACAAAGCAAGCGCAACCAGCACCGGTGGCCGTGACGGCCGTGCAGTATCGTCGGACAATGCGTTGGACGTGAAGCTGGCGGCACCGCGTGAACTGGGCGGCAACGGCGCAGCGGGCACAAACCCGGAACAGCTGTTTGCAGCCGGCTACTCGGCATGTTTTCTGAGCGCGATGAAATTCGTCGCCAGCCAGCACAAGCAAACTTTGCCGGCTGACACGCAAGTGACGGCAGAAGTGGGTATCGGCCCGAACGACAACGGTGGCTTCGCGCTCGACATCGATCTGCGCGTCTCGTTGCCGGGCCTCGCTGCCGACGCAGCCAAGGAACTGGTCGACGCAGCGCATCAGGTCTGCCCGTACTCGAACGCCACGCGCAACAACGTCGCAGTGCGCCTGCAAATCGCGTAAGCGGTGGCCTGAACGGCTCGCGGATGAATAGTTGACGCCGCGCGGCAGAATCGCGGCACCTGAAACAGCGCCCATGCCCTGCAAAACGGGGATGGGCGCTGCGCCGTTTTACGGGCTCGGCATGCAATGTGGAATTCCGATTAAACGCGTTCAGCGCCTCGTCGACGCCTTCGATATCGGCCTGGCCTGGGTTCGCCATGACCTGTACAGCATGGACAACGCCCCGCTATACCATGCGCTCAAGCAATGCGAGCGCATCTG
It encodes:
- a CDS encoding organic hydroperoxide resistance protein gives rise to the protein MNILYKASATSTGGRDGRAVSSDNALDVKLAAPRELGGNGAAGTNPEQLFAAGYSACFLSAMKFVASQHKQTLPADTQVTAEVGIGPNDNGGFALDIDLRVSLPGLAADAAKELVDAAHQVCPYSNATRNNVAVRLQIA